A portion of the Mesobacillus boroniphilus genome contains these proteins:
- a CDS encoding redoxin domain-containing protein, protein MNKNLLSFAILALAVVILVVNIWKPGSTESEKNTTAPAGESVETTEDIPGAKLSSLREGAEAPDFELNTLDGETIKLSELRGKKVILNFWATWCPPCKAEMPHMQNFYEENKDNGVEIIAVNLTNMDKGADEVQKFVGEYGLTFPIPLDEEGVVGTTYQAFTIPTSYILDENGVITKKIVGPMDEKMMKELTGVK, encoded by the coding sequence TTGAATAAAAATCTTTTATCATTCGCGATTTTAGCACTGGCTGTCGTCATTCTTGTCGTGAATATCTGGAAACCGGGATCAACAGAAAGCGAGAAGAACACAACAGCTCCAGCAGGAGAATCTGTAGAAACAACAGAAGATATTCCAGGCGCGAAGCTTTCTTCTTTGCGTGAAGGAGCAGAGGCTCCTGATTTTGAGTTGAACACTCTTGATGGAGAAACAATTAAACTTTCTGAGCTCCGAGGCAAAAAGGTCATCCTTAACTTCTGGGCAACATGGTGTCCTCCATGTAAAGCCGAAATGCCGCACATGCAGAATTTCTATGAAGAAAACAAGGACAATGGCGTTGAAATCATTGCAGTCAACCTGACAAATATGGATAAAGGCGCTGATGAAGTCCAAAAATTCGTTGGCGAATATGGATTAACATTCCCTATTCCTTTAGATGAAGAAGGTGTCGTCGGTACGACCTATCAGGCTTTCACCATTCCAACAAGCTACATCCTCGATGAAAACGGTGTGATTACAAAGAAAATTGTTGGCCCTATGGATGAGAAAATGATGAAGGAACTAACTGGGGTTAAATAA
- a CDS encoding OsmC family protein, which yields MEFTYYNEKLIGQLEYGFLPISPNTEMGYRPMELFVSSLTGCSTSVLANILTKKRIDYKRIDVRVSATRDPEEALRIEQLIFNVSVQTDTVDKADQADKLARLVLKNCGMIQSVIGSIDVRYQIEFTPDQPKKGDVA from the coding sequence ATGGAATTTACCTACTATAACGAAAAACTGATTGGTCAGCTTGAATATGGATTCCTGCCAATATCTCCGAATACTGAGATGGGCTACAGGCCTATGGAACTGTTCGTATCCTCTTTAACAGGATGCAGTACCTCGGTGCTCGCAAATATTCTTACCAAGAAGAGAATAGACTATAAAAGAATTGACGTACGAGTGTCAGCAACGAGGGATCCAGAAGAGGCACTACGGATCGAACAATTGATATTCAATGTAAGCGTCCAGACTGACACAGTGGATAAGGCAGACCAAGCTGATAAGCTTGCCCGACTTGTCCTGAAAAATTGCGGCATGATTCAATCTGTTATCGGAAGTATAGATGTCCGTTATCAGATTGAATTTACGCCAGACCAGCCAAAAAAAGGTGATGTTGCTTGA
- a CDS encoding sensor histidine kinase, translated as MRRIKSMADLLLSKLVAINSIVILLVIMLAGISVKDYACFLVNNEQVTGTQLVETLNSFLIKVSVIAFIMAGLLHYFSVKRIVNPVKSMAVAANQIKEGKIPSKIDITASGELGELVTNFNAMTETLSVVQTRREEMLRDIAHELRTPLTNINGYLEALHNGVLTGERELFGSLLEESNRITRIVDLIAEIDTWNKEVYFLEKQFEVTDIKQVMAESLAAFQLKLSNKFETFSQHIEYATIFGHADGLKQVMSNLLQNIIEYDTGGDLSITAQPDGKVYKITFSHKGKYIDPEMKELIFERFYRLEESRSTKADGAGLGLAIAKSIIDAHQGEIGVDTDGHNHSFWVTIPIHRKS; from the coding sequence TTGCGGCGAATTAAAAGCATGGCGGACTTGTTACTATCTAAGCTTGTGGCAATCAACAGCATAGTCATCCTGCTTGTCATCATGCTTGCAGGGATATCCGTGAAGGATTACGCCTGCTTTCTAGTCAATAATGAACAGGTGACAGGAACGCAGCTGGTTGAAACATTGAATTCATTCCTAATCAAAGTTAGCGTGATTGCATTTATCATGGCCGGACTTTTACATTATTTTTCAGTAAAGCGGATCGTGAATCCAGTTAAATCGATGGCTGTGGCCGCAAACCAAATAAAAGAAGGCAAAATCCCTTCGAAGATAGATATCACTGCAAGCGGAGAATTGGGAGAGCTTGTAACGAATTTTAATGCCATGACGGAAACACTATCTGTGGTACAAACACGGCGTGAGGAAATGCTCCGGGATATCGCCCATGAGTTGAGGACCCCGTTAACGAATATCAACGGCTACCTTGAAGCCCTCCATAACGGTGTATTGACAGGAGAACGCGAGCTGTTCGGTTCTCTTTTGGAGGAATCCAATCGGATTACAAGGATTGTCGACCTGATCGCCGAGATTGACACTTGGAATAAAGAGGTTTACTTCCTTGAGAAACAGTTTGAAGTAACTGATATTAAACAAGTCATGGCAGAATCACTGGCAGCCTTTCAGCTGAAGCTATCCAACAAATTCGAAACATTCAGCCAGCATATAGAATACGCTACCATTTTTGGCCATGCAGACGGCTTAAAGCAAGTCATGTCCAATCTGCTGCAAAATATCATAGAGTATGATACTGGCGGGGACCTTTCAATAACAGCACAGCCTGATGGTAAGGTATACAAAATTACTTTTTCCCATAAAGGAAAATACATTGATCCGGAGATGAAAGAACTCATTTTCGAACGATTTTACAGGCTTGAAGAATCCCGCAGCACAAAAGCTGATGGTGCAGGACTTGGACTTGCCATCGCCAAAAGCATCATTGACGCCCATCAAGGTGAAATCGGCGTTGATACAGATGGGCATAATCACTCATTTTGGGTAACGATTCCAATCCACCGCAAATCTTAA
- a CDS encoding response regulator transcription factor, with protein MKKELIGKSVLVVEDDPKIRTLVKIYLTNEGYEVLEADNGVVAQEMIEKYDPCILILDLMLPGKNGEEICRWLRNDLESMMPVIMLTAKASEKSRIEGFKLGADDYVVKPFSPAELMVRIEAVLRRTASRCGKLTFTGLTIKPAKGQAMVDGEPIDLTNFEFRLLHMFMQHPGQILSRAQILDTIYENNEKAVTERTIDVHIKNLREKIKGKTPKDYIQTVRGMGYKFAAN; from the coding sequence GTGAAGAAAGAACTGATCGGCAAAAGTGTACTGGTTGTTGAAGATGACCCTAAAATCCGCACACTTGTTAAAATTTATTTGACGAATGAAGGCTATGAGGTGCTAGAAGCTGACAACGGGGTTGTCGCCCAGGAAATGATTGAAAAATATGATCCATGCATCCTGATTCTTGACCTGATGCTCCCCGGCAAAAACGGTGAAGAGATTTGCCGCTGGCTTCGCAATGACCTGGAAAGCATGATGCCTGTCATCATGCTAACCGCAAAGGCTTCTGAAAAAAGCAGGATCGAAGGCTTCAAGCTAGGCGCAGATGATTATGTCGTAAAACCATTCAGCCCGGCTGAGCTGATGGTCAGGATTGAAGCGGTGTTACGAAGGACCGCAAGCCGATGCGGTAAATTGACTTTTACAGGTCTTACAATCAAGCCGGCAAAAGGGCAGGCAATGGTCGATGGCGAACCAATCGATTTGACCAATTTTGAGTTCAGGCTGCTTCATATGTTCATGCAGCATCCGGGGCAAATCCTTTCGAGGGCACAAATACTCGACACAATCTATGAAAATAACGAAAAAGCCGTCACAGAGCGGACCATTGACGTCCATATCAAGAATCTCCGGGAAAAAATAAAAGGAAAAACGCCCAAAGATTATATTCAGACCGTAAGAGGAATGGGGTATAAATTTGCGGCGAATTAA
- a CDS encoding cytochrome c biogenesis CcdA family protein, which yields MTEIGLFFAFTAGILSFFSPCVFPLLPAYITHLTGGKIEGTKVAVDRATLFIRSFGFIVGFSLIFIVMGASASFLGQAFANYRTIVMQIAGLLIIIFGLQMAGLLNIKFLMMEKKVHSETKPKGAFSSVFLGMAFASGWSPCVGLALSSILLLASSSDTLYQGMYLLTSYSLGMAVPFLIISFVISYSLKAIKKINKYLSKLALVNGMIMVGMGFLVLSGQMQKISAWLSAYSLFGV from the coding sequence ATGACAGAAATCGGATTATTTTTTGCTTTTACTGCTGGAATTTTATCATTTTTCTCCCCTTGCGTGTTCCCTCTCCTCCCAGCTTACATAACACATTTAACTGGCGGGAAAATCGAGGGAACTAAAGTAGCTGTGGATCGTGCAACCCTTTTTATCCGTTCATTTGGATTCATTGTCGGTTTTAGCTTGATTTTTATTGTCATGGGTGCCTCGGCATCGTTCCTGGGACAGGCTTTTGCAAACTACCGGACAATTGTGATGCAAATTGCTGGTTTGCTGATCATCATCTTCGGCCTGCAGATGGCCGGCTTGCTGAACATTAAATTTCTGATGATGGAAAAGAAGGTGCATTCCGAAACAAAGCCGAAAGGTGCATTCAGTTCTGTGTTCCTAGGGATGGCGTTTGCCAGCGGATGGTCACCTTGTGTCGGACTTGCACTCTCCTCCATCCTGCTTTTGGCGAGTTCTTCCGATACTTTATACCAGGGAATGTACCTGCTGACTTCTTATTCTCTTGGAATGGCCGTTCCTTTCCTTATCATATCTTTTGTCATTTCTTATTCATTAAAAGCAATCAAGAAGATCAACAAATATCTTTCTAAGCTAGCTCTGGTGAATGGTATGATAATGGTAGGAATGGGCTTCCTTGTCCTTTCCGGGCAAATGCAGAAAATCAGTGCCTGGCTGTCTGCTTACAGCTTATTTGGAGTTTAA
- a CDS encoding LysR family transcriptional regulator, translating into MNLEHLKTFIAAAKYESFSQAGKMLNLSQPAVSHQISQLEAYYNKQLFIRSNRKIKLSEAGKTLFEHGQHLIALNEKLENLMAEGDSSQSIKIGCSNTIGECLISKMVQDFIKLNPDITSNQIQITIGTSVHITDLLYASDIDLALVEGQAGRYDFISHEFYDDLLVLGVSPQLRIDPSDQKPSKLEEMTWLIREPGCAMRQATLDLWNGLNIKPKSVLVYNSNTLIKEGVKNGLGVAVFSKLAICPEVQSRQLIVSPFIDRNRYRPFYLLRKDKQFKSNLHERLWNYIRNLDENPNASC; encoded by the coding sequence TTGAATTTAGAACATTTAAAGACATTCATTGCTGCTGCTAAATATGAGAGCTTCTCCCAGGCAGGGAAGATGCTGAATCTTTCTCAGCCAGCCGTCAGTCATCAAATCAGCCAGTTAGAGGCTTATTATAATAAACAGTTGTTCATCAGGTCCAATCGCAAAATCAAATTATCAGAGGCAGGCAAAACACTATTTGAACACGGCCAGCATTTGATAGCATTGAATGAGAAGCTGGAAAACCTTATGGCAGAAGGCGATTCCAGTCAATCCATCAAGATTGGCTGCAGCAATACGATCGGCGAATGTCTGATCTCTAAAATGGTTCAAGATTTCATAAAGTTGAATCCTGATATAACAAGCAACCAAATCCAAATCACCATCGGAACCTCTGTGCATATAACGGATTTGCTTTATGCTTCTGATATCGACCTTGCTCTTGTCGAGGGACAAGCTGGCCGATATGACTTTATTTCTCATGAGTTCTATGATGACTTGCTCGTTCTCGGTGTTTCTCCTCAGCTTAGGATTGACCCCTCCGACCAGAAGCCCTCAAAGCTTGAAGAAATGACTTGGCTGATTCGCGAGCCAGGCTGCGCGATGAGGCAGGCAACTCTCGATTTATGGAATGGATTAAATATCAAGCCGAAATCGGTCCTTGTTTATAATAGCAACACGCTAATCAAAGAGGGTGTGAAAAATGGGCTTGGTGTTGCTGTCTTTTCCAAGCTGGCAATCTGCCCTGAAGTTCAATCTCGGCAGCTCATTGTCAGTCCTTTCATAGACAGGAACCGTTATCGTCCATTCTACCTGTTAAGGAAGGATAAACAGTTTAAATCCAATCTTCATGAGAGATTATGGAACTATATAAGAAACTTAGATGAAAATCCTAATGCTTCTTGTTAA
- a CDS encoding beta-propeller fold lactonase family protein has protein sequence MNKILKLSAFALLSVSLTACSEAAVKNVSLDDVNNKDLPPIHEDYSSNWWKDQPNGNADTNMDWNGEGWILSANEVSNGVAIADIKTGNVVKYFQSSGTPHHVHLNKEQTWAFATQRYGTSVLAINMETLESHDINFPGFEDAPAPQHLTFSHDGKYAFTSLNGVGAVGMIDATTAKLVKVFKDVGKKPRDLNVTPDGKKLFVSLQAESFITVIDIETGETRYLERTETDYGKGTGSGLDMSNDGKYVAVSNTADNEVAIYDAETEKLLKKIGDIPKPVNVSFMGNTYDLVTGNRNDGSISIIDTEKLKLVKTIKTGAGTNIPYLGPDGYWYTSQNGAGFLTVLDPEDNYKIVRKIWGVQNIHWLAWSPDGSMMFGSNWGDKTLTKIDLTKKKDFRQTIPVGLNPNGIAIKTNVPKDQLLAHQKGNEEEANKIKKASTLVFPEARNVNEEAFLGTCLTCHDIGRIMRNNSKGAEAWTSVVDRMKGNGAKMTDEQRQQIIDYLASDEHKSLSIQTELELELSKQNMDKE, from the coding sequence ATGAATAAAATCTTGAAACTATCAGCATTCGCGCTTCTGTCGGTATCACTTACTGCCTGCTCCGAAGCGGCAGTAAAGAATGTATCCCTAGATGATGTAAACAATAAGGATCTTCCACCGATCCATGAAGACTATTCATCTAACTGGTGGAAGGATCAGCCAAACGGAAACGCAGATACCAATATGGACTGGAATGGTGAAGGCTGGATCCTGTCAGCCAACGAAGTTAGTAATGGAGTTGCCATCGCCGATATCAAAACTGGAAACGTGGTTAAATACTTTCAAAGCTCAGGTACTCCCCACCATGTTCATTTGAACAAAGAGCAGACATGGGCTTTTGCGACACAGCGTTACGGAACAAGCGTTTTAGCCATCAATATGGAGACACTCGAGTCTCATGACATCAATTTCCCAGGCTTTGAGGACGCTCCTGCTCCACAGCACCTGACATTCTCGCATGATGGCAAATACGCCTTTACTTCACTGAATGGCGTTGGCGCAGTTGGTATGATCGATGCCACCACTGCTAAATTAGTGAAAGTTTTTAAAGATGTAGGGAAAAAACCAAGGGATTTAAACGTCACGCCTGATGGCAAAAAGTTGTTTGTCAGCTTGCAGGCAGAATCTTTCATTACAGTCATTGACATTGAAACTGGTGAAACAAGATACCTTGAAAGAACAGAGACTGATTATGGAAAAGGAACAGGCTCTGGTCTTGATATGTCAAATGATGGAAAGTATGTTGCTGTTTCAAATACAGCGGACAATGAAGTTGCTATTTATGATGCAGAGACTGAGAAACTGCTCAAGAAAATCGGGGATATTCCTAAACCGGTTAACGTAAGCTTCATGGGTAACACCTATGACCTCGTCACCGGTAACCGTAATGATGGATCAATTTCCATTATTGATACCGAAAAGTTAAAGCTTGTCAAAACAATTAAGACTGGCGCTGGAACAAACATCCCTTACCTTGGTCCGGATGGATACTGGTATACTTCCCAAAACGGTGCTGGTTTCTTAACTGTCCTTGATCCAGAAGATAATTATAAAATTGTAAGAAAGATTTGGGGCGTCCAAAACATCCACTGGCTCGCATGGAGTCCAGATGGAAGCATGATGTTCGGTTCTAACTGGGGAGATAAAACACTCACTAAAATTGATTTGACGAAAAAGAAGGATTTCAGACAGACAATTCCTGTTGGTTTGAATCCAAACGGAATCGCGATCAAGACGAATGTTCCTAAAGATCAGCTTCTCGCTCACCAGAAAGGCAATGAGGAAGAAGCAAACAAAATCAAGAAAGCTTCAACACTTGTTTTTCCGGAAGCAAGAAATGTCAATGAAGAAGCATTCCTTGGCACATGCCTGACTTGCCATGATATCGGACGAATCATGAGAAACAACAGTAAAGGTGCAGAGGCATGGACATCGGTTGTAGACCGCATGAAAGGGAACGGGGCAAAAATGACCGATGAACAAAGACAGCAAATCATCGATTATCTTGCTTCTGATGAGCATAAATCTCTTTCAATTCAAACTGAACTTGAGCTCGAACTTTCTAAACAAAATATGGATAAAGAATAA
- a CDS encoding 4Fe-4S binding protein, protein MGKTITRWAFFIIIFTLPFWNGFRMDIDNEKLFLFGFELSYEAGYLFFVFLFLFLMAFLALSMIVYRAFCQYACPHNTFSMLLNKIEAKLGDKGKAVTFLLALVVSFFMAYATVSYFYNPITIWESLVNFEMNKYFFLVTSTAVLYTALSYKARNSFCKVCPYGLAQGISRVDDKTQWLTHPGVWITWGTTTALVLVLLVGWF, encoded by the coding sequence GTGGGTAAAACTATAACAAGATGGGCATTTTTTATCATTATTTTCACTCTGCCGTTCTGGAACGGCTTCAGGATGGATATCGACAACGAAAAGCTGTTCTTATTCGGCTTCGAATTATCCTATGAAGCTGGCTATCTATTTTTCGTTTTCTTATTCTTGTTCCTGATGGCTTTCCTGGCACTATCAATGATCGTGTACAGAGCGTTTTGCCAGTATGCTTGCCCGCACAATACGTTCAGCATGCTTTTGAACAAGATTGAAGCAAAACTAGGTGATAAAGGCAAGGCAGTAACATTCCTGCTGGCCCTGGTTGTAAGCTTCTTCATGGCTTACGCGACAGTAAGTTACTTTTACAATCCTATAACGATCTGGGAATCACTCGTTAACTTTGAAATGAACAAATACTTCTTCCTTGTAACTTCAACAGCTGTTCTATATACAGCTTTATCTTACAAGGCAAGGAACTCATTCTGTAAGGTTTGCCCATACGGACTTGCCCAGGGCATTTCACGCGTAGATGACAAAACTCAATGGCTTACACATCCAGGAGTATGGATTACATGGGGTACAACAACTGCCCTTGTGCTAGTCCTGCTTGTTGGATGGTTCTAA
- a CDS encoding c-type cytochrome, protein MKKEYQQHESKEADIVSDIKIEHNKVPKLLVVVFYVVAIWAIGYAIFMPGKLAVEPAAAPQDNKGELIFEGTCLSCHATGAAPDLSGVTDRMPEEDIKNVIKKGRNSMPAIGHLYTEKEIDMVYEYLKDYR, encoded by the coding sequence GTGAAAAAGGAATATCAACAACATGAAAGTAAAGAAGCGGATATCGTATCTGACATTAAGATTGAGCATAACAAGGTGCCAAAGCTTTTGGTCGTTGTATTTTATGTTGTAGCAATCTGGGCAATCGGATATGCGATCTTCATGCCTGGTAAGCTTGCAGTCGAACCTGCTGCTGCTCCACAGGATAATAAAGGAGAGCTTATTTTTGAAGGCACTTGCCTGAGCTGCCACGCCACTGGTGCAGCACCTGACCTAAGCGGGGTAACAGACAGGATGCCTGAGGAAGACATTAAAAATGTCATCAAAAAAGGCCGTAACTCAATGCCAGCTATCGGTCATCTTTATACCGAAAAAGAAATCGACATGGTCTATGAATACTTAAAGGACTACAGATAA
- a CDS encoding cbb3-type cytochrome c oxidase subunit II, protein MERKPSAVLIVALILWTFGVAGTVILPLFDQEINSATASGELRNYPEDSAEARGREIYIQNGCQTCHTQFVRALPADTNQNLGPVTKGGDYKYDLPHLLGSNRTGPDLMWVGLKYNEDWQRQHLIDPQSTSPGTIMPSFDYLSNQELDDLVAYLMSLKPTEERLEEYKKEMSEAKNHN, encoded by the coding sequence TTGGAACGTAAACCATCAGCTGTATTAATCGTTGCTTTAATTCTATGGACTTTCGGTGTAGCCGGAACGGTCATCCTTCCCCTCTTCGACCAGGAAATCAACTCTGCAACTGCAAGCGGTGAGCTTCGCAATTACCCAGAGGATTCTGCTGAAGCAAGAGGAAGAGAAATTTATATCCAAAACGGCTGCCAGACTTGCCATACACAATTCGTCAGAGCATTGCCTGCTGATACGAATCAAAATCTAGGTCCAGTTACTAAGGGCGGAGATTATAAATATGATTTACCACATCTATTGGGATCTAACCGTACTGGCCCGGATTTGATGTGGGTTGGCTTGAAATATAACGAAGACTGGCAGCGCCAGCACTTGATTGATCCTCAATCTACAAGCCCTGGAACAATCATGCCTTCTTTCGATTATTTATCTAATCAGGAACTTGATGATCTTGTCGCCTATTTGATGAGCCTCAAGCCAACTGAAGAAAGATTGGAAGAGTATAAAAAGGAAATGAGCGAAGCGAAAAACCACAATTAA
- a CDS encoding cbb3-type cytochrome c oxidase subunit I has translation MFTDEKWSSSKNWFIAAVFWIIIGMSMGLLTATKQIWPELLNNRWFTYGHVRSAHVMLVIYAWLSMAYVGSMFYMIPKLAKTKVYSEKLGNFALVFYNVVILEGFFALLFGQTEVIEYGEFPLWVDVQLLVAIGLVAYNLFKTVGRRQEKMLYVSLWYFLGSLLWLPLTWIVGNFPAQWIPSGVQQGLMGWFLGHNAIGLWMTTVGVGQIYYLLPKLTGRPLYSHQLSMIGFWAIATFYVWNGPHHLMNGPIPGWISKAGVIPSIVLLIPVWAVLANFWGTMKGSWSQTRTSVPLRFTVAGTIFYLFACLQGPLQALPSVSSVIKFTHWTVGHAHMGPFGAFSFTSFAAIYYILPKIVGREMFSKRAMEAHFWFSTVGFLVFAFSLWIAGVVQGFAWIEGVPFLQTVLMMEPYVQGRAIGGTMMYVAQFFLAWNMYKTIKLAKLEKKQQAQQQAASA, from the coding sequence ATGTTTACAGACGAAAAATGGAGTTCTTCCAAGAACTGGTTCATCGCTGCTGTCTTCTGGATCATCATCGGCATGAGCATGGGACTTCTTACTGCAACAAAACAAATTTGGCCAGAATTGTTGAACAATCGCTGGTTCACTTACGGGCATGTTCGCTCGGCACACGTAATGCTCGTCATCTACGCGTGGTTATCAATGGCTTATGTAGGCTCAATGTTCTACATGATTCCAAAGCTTGCTAAAACAAAGGTTTATAGCGAAAAGCTTGGGAATTTCGCTCTAGTATTTTATAACGTTGTTATTTTAGAAGGTTTCTTCGCATTGCTTTTTGGCCAAACCGAGGTAATCGAGTATGGAGAATTCCCACTATGGGTTGACGTTCAGCTTCTTGTCGCAATTGGACTTGTAGCTTATAACCTTTTCAAGACAGTTGGACGCCGCCAAGAAAAAATGCTTTATGTCAGCCTTTGGTATTTCCTTGGCTCATTGCTATGGCTGCCATTGACTTGGATTGTCGGGAACTTCCCGGCTCAATGGATTCCAAGTGGAGTACAGCAAGGTTTGATGGGTTGGTTCCTTGGACATAACGCAATCGGCCTTTGGATGACAACAGTCGGTGTTGGACAGATTTACTACTTGCTGCCTAAATTGACTGGACGACCTTTATACAGCCACCAGTTATCAATGATTGGTTTCTGGGCAATCGCTACTTTCTATGTATGGAATGGTCCTCACCACTTGATGAATGGACCGATCCCAGGCTGGATCTCAAAAGCTGGGGTTATTCCTTCAATCGTTCTATTGATCCCGGTTTGGGCAGTTCTAGCCAACTTCTGGGGAACAATGAAAGGTTCTTGGTCACAAACAAGAACGAGTGTACCGCTTCGTTTCACAGTAGCGGGTACGATTTTTTACCTATTCGCATGTCTTCAGGGACCTTTGCAAGCCCTTCCATCTGTAAGTTCAGTCATTAAGTTCACTCACTGGACTGTTGGGCATGCACATATGGGACCATTCGGTGCGTTCTCTTTCACATCTTTCGCAGCAATCTATTACATCCTGCCTAAAATCGTTGGACGCGAAATGTTCAGCAAGAGAGCAATGGAAGCTCACTTCTGGTTCTCTACTGTCGGTTTCTTAGTATTCGCATTCTCATTGTGGATCGCAGGAGTTGTCCAAGGATTCGCATGGATCGAAGGCGTTCCATTCTTGCAGACTGTATTGATGATGGAACCTTACGTACAAGGCCGCGCAATCGGTGGAACGATGATGTATGTAGCTCAATTCTTCCTGGCATGGAACATGTATAAAACTATTAAACTTGCAAAACTTGAGAAAAAACAGCAAGCACAGCAGCAAGCTGCTTCTGCTTAA
- a CDS encoding DsrE/DsrF/DrsH-like family protein: MGEQKKTTIILFSGDYDKVMAAYIIANGAAAYDHEVTIFHTFWGLNALRKDEPIQADKGFIEKMFAKMMPRGANKLGLSKMNFAGFGPKMIKDVMKKHNAMPLPDLIDMAKEQDVKLVACQMTVDLFGLTQEEIMDGVEFAGVAAYLADAEDGNVNLFI; the protein is encoded by the coding sequence ATGGGAGAACAGAAGAAAACTACGATTATTTTATTCAGTGGAGATTATGACAAAGTCATGGCTGCTTATATCATTGCTAATGGTGCAGCTGCCTATGATCATGAAGTGACAATTTTCCACACGTTTTGGGGCTTGAATGCTCTAAGGAAAGATGAGCCGATCCAGGCTGACAAAGGCTTCATTGAAAAGATGTTTGCTAAGATGATGCCAAGAGGCGCTAACAAATTAGGATTGTCAAAAATGAACTTTGCAGGTTTTGGCCCTAAGATGATCAAAGATGTAATGAAAAAGCACAATGCTATGCCGCTTCCAGACTTGATTGACATGGCAAAAGAACAGGATGTAAAACTTGTTGCCTGTCAAATGACAGTAGACTTATTTGGCCTTACGCAAGAAGAAATCATGGATGGCGTAGAGTTTGCTGGTGTAGCAGCTTACCTGGCTGATGCAGAAGACGGAAACGTCAACCTGTTCATCTAA
- a CDS encoding sulfurtransferase TusA family protein encodes METVKTNATVDAKGLACPMPIVRTKKAINNLNPGEVLEVLATDKGSRADIQAWSKSSGNQYLGTIEEGEVLKHYIRKGGSGEEQEETKYPNIVSNDDVVNKLEANEDVVVLDVREPAEYAFGHIPNAISIPFGDLENRVAELDKSKTILVVCRTGNRSDMASQALVSKGFEKVWNVVPGMSEWNGPTETKVQ; translated from the coding sequence ATGGAAACTGTTAAAACAAATGCAACAGTCGACGCAAAAGGGCTTGCTTGCCCAATGCCGATTGTCCGAACTAAAAAAGCAATCAACAATTTAAATCCGGGCGAGGTTTTAGAGGTGCTCGCAACGGATAAAGGTTCTAGAGCAGATATCCAGGCATGGTCTAAAAGCTCTGGCAACCAATATCTTGGAACCATTGAAGAAGGCGAAGTTCTTAAACACTATATCCGTAAAGGCGGTTCAGGTGAAGAACAGGAAGAAACAAAATATCCAAATATTGTTTCAAACGACGATGTTGTAAATAAGCTTGAAGCAAATGAGGATGTTGTTGTCCTTGATGTAAGAGAGCCAGCTGAATATGCTTTCGGACATATCCCAAATGCAATTTCAATTCCTTTTGGTGATCTTGAAAATCGTGTGGCTGAACTTGATAAGTCTAAAACAATCCTCGTTGTTTGCCGCACAGGCAACAGAAGTGATATGGCTTCCCAGGCACTTGTAAGCAAAGGTTTTGAAAAGGTCTGGAATGTTGTTCCAGGTATGTCTGAATGGAATGGACCAACTGAAACAAAAGTACAATAA